Proteins found in one Vagococcus carniphilus genomic segment:
- a CDS encoding DgaE family pyridoxal phosphate-dependent ammonia lyase, whose translation MSIYKKFNLKKVINASGKMTILGVSKVRKSVFEAQKSGGETFFEMSDLLEKSGDYLGKLLETESGTITSSASAGIALSIAALIGEGDDYHLYHPYTTRISKREVIIPKGHNVNYGTGVEVMIEQGGGKVVEAGFANECSQKQIEMEITDNTAALLYIKSHHTVQKSMLSIEEMVQISKKHQIPLIIDAAAEEDLFTYTKQGADLVIYSGAKAIEGPSSGFVIGKKKYIRWIQLQNKGLGRSMKIGKDNILGLMAAIESFLEEGSESGEAMKERLMPFIDSLNQIDGISAEIVQDPAGRDIYRAQVKIQHPDKTTMDITQELKQGNVAIYTRDYQANNGKLEFDIRQVSTTEMNEIVNQLKILLTEED comes from the coding sequence ATGTCGATTTATAAAAAATTTAATCTAAAAAAAGTTATCAATGCCAGTGGTAAGATGACAATTTTAGGTGTTTCTAAAGTTAGAAAATCTGTTTTTGAAGCTCAAAAATCCGGAGGAGAAACCTTCTTTGAGATGAGTGATTTACTAGAAAAGTCTGGTGATTATCTTGGTAAGTTATTAGAAACAGAATCGGGAACGATTACTTCTTCAGCCAGTGCAGGAATTGCTTTATCAATTGCTGCGTTGATTGGTGAGGGTGATGACTATCATCTTTATCATCCTTATACAACTCGAATTAGTAAACGAGAAGTTATTATTCCTAAAGGCCATAATGTTAATTACGGAACTGGTGTCGAGGTGATGATCGAACAAGGTGGAGGTAAAGTAGTAGAAGCTGGGTTTGCTAATGAATGTAGTCAAAAACAAATCGAAATGGAAATAACAGATAATACAGCTGCTCTTCTTTACATAAAGAGTCATCACACGGTTCAAAAAAGTATGTTGAGTATTGAAGAGATGGTTCAAATTTCTAAAAAACATCAGATACCTTTGATTATTGATGCTGCAGCCGAAGAAGATTTATTTACCTATACAAAACAAGGAGCAGATTTAGTTATTTACAGTGGTGCTAAGGCAATTGAAGGTCCTTCATCTGGTTTTGTCATAGGAAAGAAAAAGTATATTCGATGGATTCAATTGCAAAATAAAGGATTAGGACGTTCCATGAAAATTGGAAAGGATAATATTCTTGGTTTAATGGCAGCAATTGAAAGTTTTTTAGAAGAAGGTTCAGAGTCTGGCGAAGCAATGAAAGAAAGATTAATGCCTTTTATTGATTCTTTGAACCAAATTGACGGTATTTCAGCTGAAATAGTTCAGGACCCTGCTGGTAGAGATATTTACCGAGCTCAAGTGAAAATTCAACACCCTGATAAGACAACTATGGATATAACTCAGGAATTAAAACAAGGAAATGTTGCGATTTATACCCGGGATTATCAAGCCAATAATGGAAAATTAGAATTTGATATTCGACAAGTATCGACAACAGAAATGAATGAAATAGTCAACCAATTAAAAATATTATTAACGGAGGAAGATTAA
- the dagF gene encoding 2-dehydro-3-deoxy-phosphogluconate aldolase has translation MKKTPNFYQDRICLNVLANSVENAVACYEAAEKHIVLGVLSKNYDSDEAAIEDMKKYQQATDNALSVGLGAGDPNQSDMVIRLSEVLQPQHVNQVFTGVGGSRSTLKQDETFVNGLISPTGKVGVVNIATGPLSSQGESGEVSIDTAINMLKDMGGSSIKFFSMNGLEHIEEYREVAKKCAEHDFALEPTGGIDLENFEEIVQIAVDAGVKKIIPHIYSSIIDSESGDTRADDVKVLYNTVKKILDK, from the coding sequence ATGAAAAAAACACCCAATTTTTATCAAGATAGAATTTGTTTAAATGTCCTTGCTAACTCAGTAGAAAATGCAGTGGCATGTTATGAAGCAGCTGAAAAGCATATTGTTTTAGGTGTCTTATCTAAAAATTATGATAGTGATGAAGCAGCAATTGAGGATATGAAAAAGTATCAACAAGCAACAGATAATGCACTTTCTGTAGGATTAGGAGCAGGAGACCCTAATCAAAGTGATATGGTCATTCGTTTATCTGAGGTATTACAACCACAACATGTGAATCAAGTTTTTACGGGTGTAGGTGGAAGCCGATCAACATTAAAACAAGATGAAACGTTTGTTAATGGTTTGATTTCTCCAACTGGGAAAGTCGGAGTTGTTAATATTGCAACGGGTCCCTTAAGTTCTCAAGGTGAATCAGGAGAAGTTTCGATTGATACTGCAATCAATATGTTAAAAGATATGGGAGGTTCTTCTATTAAATTCTTTTCAATGAATGGATTAGAGCATATTGAAGAGTACCGTGAAGTAGCTAAAAAATGTGCTGAGCATGATTTTGCACTAGAACCAACTGGGGGAATTGATTTAGAGAACTTTGAAGAAATCGTCCAAATTGCAGTTGACGCTGGAGTTAAGAAAATCATACCTCATATTTATAGTTCAATTATTGATTCAGAATCAGGAGATACAAGAGCTGATGATGTTAAAGTATTGTATAATACAGTTAAGAAAATTTTAGATAAGTAG
- a CDS encoding amidohydrolase/deacetylase family metallohydrolase yields MLDLKIINGMSVKGEPIEIGIKDQKIVEVAPLVDGEALNVIDALNQYVSYGWIDSHVHCYEKMNLYYDFPDEIGVKKGVTTVIDAGSTGEDNIKDFYLLAKEAKTNVLALMNISKYGIIEQDELADLSKINEVKNKERIEELSDFIIGIKARMSKTVVGNNNVIPLEMAKTLQSQFDRLPLMVHIGSAPPKLEDVLSLLESGDIVTHCYNGKLNGILNEEGNVKEFVREAYQRGIVFDVGHGTDSFNFNVAKEAIKEGLLCHTISTDIYHRNRENGPVFDFTTTLEKMLAMGFSLEATIEMVTKNPANTFHLSSKGELAVGMDADITIFTLNEQEKKLTDSNGNELLIQKCITPTKCVVSGNVYEIGDSYVDL; encoded by the coding sequence GTGCTTGATTTAAAGATAATAAATGGAATGAGCGTTAAAGGAGAACCTATTGAAATAGGCATCAAAGATCAAAAAATTGTAGAAGTTGCCCCTTTAGTTGATGGTGAGGCTTTAAACGTAATTGATGCCCTCAATCAATATGTTTCATATGGGTGGATAGATTCTCATGTTCATTGTTATGAAAAAATGAATTTGTATTATGATTTTCCTGATGAAATAGGTGTAAAAAAAGGTGTGACAACAGTTATTGATGCTGGTTCAACTGGAGAAGATAACATAAAAGATTTCTACTTGCTAGCTAAGGAAGCAAAAACCAATGTTTTAGCTTTAATGAATATTTCAAAGTACGGAATTATTGAACAAGATGAATTAGCTGACTTGAGTAAAATAAATGAAGTAAAAAACAAAGAACGTATTGAAGAGTTGTCAGATTTTATTATTGGTATTAAGGCTAGAATGAGTAAAACAGTTGTTGGTAACAATAATGTTATTCCACTTGAAATGGCTAAAACATTACAAAGTCAGTTTGATAGATTGCCTTTAATGGTTCATATAGGATCTGCTCCGCCTAAATTAGAGGATGTTCTATCATTATTAGAATCAGGAGATATTGTCACTCATTGTTACAACGGAAAGTTAAATGGTATTTTAAACGAAGAAGGTAATGTTAAAGAATTTGTTCGAGAAGCTTATCAAAGAGGCATTGTTTTTGATGTAGGGCATGGAACGGATAGTTTTAATTTTAATGTTGCCAAAGAAGCCATTAAAGAAGGTCTGTTGTGTCATACGATTAGTACAGATATTTATCATAGAAACCGTGAAAATGGCCCAGTTTTCGATTTTACGACGACGTTAGAAAAAATGCTAGCAATGGGATTTAGTTTAGAAGCAACTATTGAAATGGTAACTAAAAATCCAGCGAATACTTTTCACTTATCTTCAAAAGGTGAGTTAGCTGTAGGCATGGATGCTGATATTACTATTTTTACTCTTAATGAACAAGAAAAAAAACTAACGGATTCAAATGGTAATGAGCTATTGATACAAAAATGTATTACTCCTACTAAGTGTGTTGTCAGTGGGAATGTTTACGAGATAGGAGATTCTTATGTCGATTTATAA
- a CDS encoding DUF871 domain-containing protein, translating to MFRRLGVSIYPDHSDFQEDVNYLEKCEKLGFERIFMSMLEVSEGKEVVFKKFHRIITEAKKRHFEVILDIAPAIFDQLDISYDDLSFFHELGADGLRLDLGFDGNKEALLSYNPFGLIIELNMSNDVAYLNNILTYEANKPFIYGCHNFYPQDGSALPLEFFNSCSNRFKKEGIRTAAFITSQSADYGPWDINDGLPTLEMHRYLPVDVQAKHLFATGLIDDVIIGNAYATDEELVALSQVNRYQVSFNISLVDSINEVEKRNVLDNQHVRRGDITSRMIRSTEVRKKYKETNTKHDHTQTFYRGDVVIGNELFGKYQNELQIVLEEHADERKNLVGKINPDELVLLDYIKPWSKFTFHDL from the coding sequence ATGTTTAGACGTTTAGGTGTTTCCATTTACCCAGACCATAGTGACTTTCAAGAAGATGTTAATTATTTAGAGAAGTGTGAAAAATTGGGTTTTGAAAGAATATTTATGTCGATGCTTGAAGTTTCTGAAGGAAAAGAAGTAGTTTTTAAAAAGTTTCATCGTATTATTACTGAAGCTAAAAAACGACATTTTGAAGTGATTTTAGATATCGCACCAGCTATTTTTGATCAGCTAGACATTTCTTATGATGATTTGAGTTTCTTTCATGAGTTAGGTGCTGATGGGTTACGTTTAGATTTAGGGTTTGATGGAAATAAAGAAGCTCTTCTATCTTATAATCCGTTTGGGTTAATTATCGAATTAAATATGAGTAATGATGTAGCCTATTTGAATAATATTTTAACTTATGAGGCAAACAAACCATTCATCTACGGCTGTCATAATTTTTATCCTCAAGATGGGAGTGCGTTACCTCTTGAATTCTTTAATAGTTGCTCTAACCGTTTTAAGAAAGAGGGAATTCGGACAGCTGCGTTTATAACTTCTCAGTCTGCAGATTATGGCCCTTGGGATATTAATGATGGCTTACCAACTTTAGAAATGCATCGTTATCTTCCGGTAGATGTTCAAGCTAAGCATCTCTTTGCAACAGGGCTTATAGATGATGTGATTATTGGAAATGCTTATGCAACAGATGAAGAACTTGTTGCACTTTCTCAAGTGAATCGTTATCAAGTTTCATTTAATATTTCATTGGTTGATTCAATTAATGAAGTAGAAAAAAGAAATGTATTAGATAACCAACATGTAAGAAGAGGGGATATTACCTCTCGAATGATTCGCTCAACGGAAGTTAGAAAAAAATATAAAGAAACAAATACTAAACATGACCATACACAAACCTTTTATAGAGGTGATGTTGTTATTGGGAATGAATTATTTGGAAAATATCAAAATGAATTACAAATTGTTTTAGAAGAGCATGCTGACGAACGTAAAAACTTAGTTGGAAAAATTAATCCAGATGAATTGGTTTTACTAGATTATATAAAACCATGGAGTAAATTTACGTTTCATGATTTATAA
- a CDS encoding NAD(P)H-dependent oxidoreductase: MKKTLVIIAHPEVADSQLQQFLLESSQSLEEVEIHYLIEGQFDIKEEQNKLKKFDRIIFQFPMYWYSAPFILKKWIDEVIDYTFSKTELRHKELGLVVSLGVDEANFASGKPENFTLSEIFRPFEALANKCQMIFLPIFSISLFSYMTEIEKKRLLIEYQQYLTKKNNVNFETKENWFVSRGKSISKTYEDTKQENLEQIISIIENNREEIEDLRLLIDEMRSDEP; encoded by the coding sequence GTGAAAAAAACTTTGGTCATAATTGCCCATCCAGAAGTTGCAGATTCTCAATTACAACAATTTCTTTTGGAAAGCAGTCAATCTTTAGAAGAGGTGGAGATACATTATTTAATAGAGGGTCAGTTCGACATAAAAGAGGAACAAAATAAATTAAAGAAATTTGACCGAATTATCTTTCAATTTCCAATGTATTGGTATAGTGCTCCTTTTATTTTAAAAAAGTGGATTGATGAAGTGATAGATTATACTTTTTCTAAAACAGAACTGAGACATAAAGAATTAGGGTTAGTTGTAAGTTTAGGTGTTGATGAAGCAAACTTTGCTTCTGGTAAACCAGAAAATTTTACATTATCAGAAATATTCAGACCATTTGAAGCTCTAGCGAATAAATGTCAAATGATATTTCTACCAATCTTTTCAATTTCACTGTTTTCATATATGACTGAAATAGAAAAAAAGAGATTACTTATAGAATATCAACAATATTTGACTAAAAAAAACAATGTTAATTTTGAGACAAAAGAAAATTGGTTTGTTAGTAGAGGTAAATCTATTTCAAAAACTTATGAGGATACTAAGCAAGAGAATTTAGAACAAATTATATCAATAATAGAAAATAATAGAGAAGAAATAGAAGATCTGCGCCTTTTGATAGATGAGATGAGGAGTGATGAGCCATAG
- a CDS encoding PTS sugar transporter subunit IIC: protein MNNLVNFLEEKVSPVAGKIGSQRHMVAIRKGIIATLPLTIVGSFFTILLNIPIDSVAEKMAPFLPVLDIPFRFTVGILALYATFGIAYSLAQSYKLDALTSGMLATMAFIITSVSPVRVMDDVDGVITAGRWLNIAQLSSSSLFGSIVTAIISVEIYRFMKEKDFTVKMPEGVPPEVANSFIALFPAAVIILFFWGVKYLLHFDINNFLSNLLMPMKDVLAGNSLFGGLLTVFLITFFWVLGIHGPAIMGPVIRPFWDISIAENADAFANGVAASNLPNIFTEQFLQWFVWIGGAGGTLALVVLFLTSKSAYLKSLGKLSFLPGLFNINEPIIFGAPIVMNPILGIPFILAPLVTTTLSYFLTITDVVPMMALRLPFSMISPIAAWMSTDWSLMAGALVIVNFFITLAIYYPFFKVFEKQQLEREMNQ from the coding sequence ATGAATAATTTAGTTAATTTTTTAGAAGAAAAAGTTTCACCTGTAGCCGGTAAAATTGGTTCACAAAGGCATATGGTTGCAATTCGAAAAGGGATTATTGCTACATTACCATTAACAATTGTGGGTTCGTTTTTTACGATTCTATTAAACATTCCGATTGATTCAGTTGCTGAAAAGATGGCACCGTTTTTACCAGTCTTAGATATTCCATTTAGATTTACTGTAGGAATTTTGGCGCTATATGCAACGTTTGGTATAGCCTATTCTTTAGCTCAGAGTTATAAATTAGACGCATTGACGAGTGGGATGTTGGCAACTATGGCCTTTATTATCACGTCCGTTAGTCCTGTTAGAGTAATGGACGATGTTGATGGCGTTATCACAGCAGGGCGTTGGTTGAATATTGCTCAATTAAGCTCTTCATCTTTATTTGGTTCAATTGTAACAGCCATTATTTCAGTTGAGATTTACCGCTTTATGAAGGAAAAAGATTTCACCGTTAAAATGCCTGAAGGTGTTCCTCCTGAAGTAGCAAATTCATTCATCGCACTTTTTCCAGCTGCTGTGATTATTCTATTTTTCTGGGGAGTTAAATATTTACTTCATTTTGATATTAATAATTTTTTAAGTAATTTATTAATGCCAATGAAAGATGTTTTAGCAGGAAATAGTTTGTTTGGTGGTTTACTAACAGTGTTTCTGATTACATTCTTCTGGGTTTTAGGAATTCATGGGCCAGCAATTATGGGACCAGTTATTCGTCCGTTCTGGGATATTTCAATTGCTGAAAATGCTGATGCATTTGCTAATGGAGTAGCTGCTAGTAATTTACCAAATATCTTTACAGAACAATTTTTACAATGGTTTGTTTGGATTGGTGGAGCTGGTGGAACCTTAGCTTTAGTTGTTCTATTCCTAACGTCAAAATCAGCTTACCTGAAAAGTTTAGGTAAGTTATCCTTTTTACCAGGACTTTTTAATATTAATGAACCAATTATTTTTGGGGCTCCAATTGTTATGAACCCAATTTTAGGTATCCCATTTATTCTAGCACCTTTAGTCACAACAACTCTCTCGTATTTTCTAACCATTACAGATGTTGTTCCAATGATGGCGCTTCGTCTACCATTTTCAATGATTTCACCAATCGCTGCATGGATGAGTACTGACTGGAGTTTAATGGCAGGGGCATTAGTTATTGTTAATTTCTTTATTACCTTAGCTATTTACTATCCATTCTTTAAAGTGTTTGAAAAACAACAACTTGAAAGAGAGATGAATCAATAA
- a CDS encoding sugar kinase — MKVLAIGEVMMRLTPPSHKMIEQTDTLDLSFSGTGLNILSGLSRNNVKTSLLTGLPDNSVGKAATVFTRKLGVDTEWVCHQGNHIGTYFLELGFGNRPSQVTYLNREASSFCSEVIPDNKIEAAVESHDIIHICGIALSTSLVSRQLILRAVELAFEKGKKIIFDFNYRPSLNTRVDHEQLFSDYLYILERSHLVFGSPRDLAHFYQTDSMTEEALIEKLLTDFKEIEWFTGTTRTENQGLSGWLVTNNGERVVSPIHSITVFDRIGTGDAYASGIILGYLRGWSLQETVDFATCAADLAHTTFGDSPILDESFIKRFMTNPEAQVFR; from the coding sequence ATGAAGGTACTAGCTATTGGAGAAGTTATGATGCGCTTGACACCACCATCTCATAAAATGATTGAACAAACAGATACACTAGATTTATCCTTTTCAGGAACAGGATTAAACATTTTGAGTGGTTTGTCTCGAAATAATGTTAAAACAAGTCTTTTAACAGGACTGCCAGACAATTCAGTTGGAAAAGCAGCGACTGTTTTCACTCGAAAATTAGGAGTGGATACAGAATGGGTTTGTCATCAAGGTAATCACATTGGCACTTATTTTTTGGAGTTAGGCTTTGGTAATAGACCATCCCAAGTAACATATTTAAACCGAGAAGCTAGTTCGTTTTGTTCTGAAGTTATTCCTGATAATAAAATAGAAGCTGCTGTTGAGAGTCATGATATCATTCACATTTGTGGAATTGCTTTAAGTACCTCTCTGGTTTCTCGTCAACTTATTTTAAGAGCTGTTGAACTTGCTTTTGAAAAAGGAAAGAAAATTATTTTTGATTTTAATTACCGTCCAAGTTTAAATACACGTGTTGACCATGAACAATTATTTTCTGATTATCTTTATATTTTGGAACGTTCTCACCTTGTTTTTGGTAGTCCTAGAGATTTAGCACATTTTTATCAAACTGATTCCATGACAGAAGAAGCATTGATTGAAAAATTATTAACTGATTTTAAAGAGATTGAATGGTTCACAGGGACAACACGTACAGAAAATCAAGGTTTATCAGGTTGGTTGGTAACTAATAATGGCGAACGTGTTGTAAGTCCAATCCATTCGATTACAGTTTTTGATCGTATTGGAACAGGAGATGCGTATGCTTCTGGTATTATATTAGGATACTTAAGAGGTTGGTCGCTTCAAGAGACTGTTGATTTTGCTACTTGTGCAGCTGATCTAGCACATACAACCTTTGGAGATAGTCCTATTTTAGATGAATCTTTTATTAAACGTTTTATGACTAATCCAGAAGCCCAAGTTTTTAGATAA